From Pseudomonas alcaligenes, a single genomic window includes:
- a CDS encoding pirin family protein, which translates to MIDVRPFNSLGHAQHGWLNARHHFSFAEYHNAQRANWGKLRVWNDDEIAPHSGFPPHPHHDMEIITYVREGAITHRDNLGNQGRTEAGDVQVMSAGTGIAHSEYNLEDVTTKIFQIWVIPDQFGKAPSWGAKPFPKGERAGQFVVLASGSEDDGDALRIRADARLVAATLQAGQSAEYPLGRLRKGYLVPAKGLIEVNGVRAAERDGVAIAGEEVVRVTAVEDSEVILVEVA; encoded by the coding sequence ATGATCGACGTACGTCCTTTCAACAGCCTGGGCCATGCCCAGCACGGTTGGCTGAACGCTCGCCACCACTTCTCCTTCGCCGAGTACCACAACGCCCAGCGGGCCAACTGGGGCAAGCTGCGCGTGTGGAACGACGACGAGATCGCCCCGCACAGCGGCTTCCCGCCGCACCCGCACCACGACATGGAAATCATCACCTATGTCCGTGAAGGCGCCATCACTCACCGCGACAACCTGGGCAACCAGGGTCGCACCGAGGCCGGTGACGTGCAGGTGATGAGCGCCGGCACCGGTATCGCCCACTCCGAGTACAACCTGGAGGACGTGACCACCAAGATCTTCCAGATCTGGGTCATCCCCGATCAGTTCGGCAAGGCGCCGTCCTGGGGCGCCAAGCCGTTCCCCAAAGGCGAGCGGGCCGGGCAGTTCGTGGTACTGGCCAGCGGCAGCGAGGATGACGGCGACGCCCTGCGCATCCGTGCCGACGCCCGTCTGGTAGCTGCCACGCTGCAGGCCGGGCAAAGCGCCGAGTACCCGCTGGGCCGCCTGCGCAAAGGCTACCTGGTGCCAGCCAAAGGCCTGATCGAGGTCAACGGCGTGCGCGCCGCCGAGCGTGATGGCGTAGCTATCGCCGGCGAGGAAGTGGTACGGGTCACCGCCGTCGAAGACAGTGAAGTGATCCTGGTGGAAGTCGCCTGA
- the trxB gene encoding thioredoxin-disulfide reductase, translating into MSAIRHSRVIILGSGPAGYSAAVYAARANLKPLLITGIQAGGQLTTTTEVDNWPGDPHGLTGPALMQRMQEHAERFETEIVFDHINAVDLAGRPFILTGDSGTYSADALIIATGASARYLGLPSEEVFMGKGVSACATCDGFFYRNRPVAVVGGGNTAVEEALYLANIASKVTLVHRRETFRAEKILQDKLQARIAEGKIELRLNAEVDEVLGDASGVTGVRLRHNDGASSELQVDGLFVAIGHTPNTSLFEGQLALKDGYLVVNGGRDGNATATNIPGVFAAGDVADSVYRQAITSAGAGCMAALDVERYLDAL; encoded by the coding sequence ATGTCCGCAATTCGCCATTCCCGCGTGATCATCCTCGGTTCCGGCCCTGCCGGTTACAGTGCCGCAGTGTATGCCGCGCGCGCCAACCTCAAGCCGCTGCTGATCACCGGCATCCAGGCCGGCGGCCAGCTGACCACCACCACCGAGGTCGACAACTGGCCGGGCGACCCCCATGGCCTGACCGGGCCGGCGCTGATGCAGCGCATGCAGGAGCACGCCGAGCGCTTCGAGACCGAGATCGTCTTCGACCATATCAATGCGGTGGATCTGGCCGGGCGGCCATTCATCCTGACCGGCGACAGTGGTACCTACAGCGCCGATGCACTGATCATTGCTACCGGCGCCAGCGCCCGTTACCTGGGGCTGCCTTCGGAAGAGGTGTTCATGGGCAAGGGCGTGTCCGCCTGCGCCACCTGCGATGGCTTCTTCTACCGCAATCGCCCGGTGGCGGTGGTCGGTGGCGGCAACACGGCGGTGGAAGAGGCGCTGTACCTGGCCAATATCGCCAGCAAGGTGACCCTGGTGCACCGTCGCGAGACCTTCCGTGCCGAGAAGATCCTGCAGGACAAGCTGCAGGCGCGCATCGCCGAGGGTAAGATCGAGCTGCGCCTCAACGCCGAAGTGGATGAAGTGCTGGGCGATGCCAGCGGAGTCACCGGCGTGCGCTTGCGGCACAACGATGGTGCCAGCAGCGAGCTGCAGGTGGACGGCCTGTTCGTCGCCATTGGCCACACCCCCAACACCTCGCTGTTCGAGGGCCAGCTGGCGCTGAAAGACGGCTATCTGGTGGTCAACGGCGGGCGTGATGGCAATGCCACCGCCACCAACATCCCCGGCGTGTTCGCCGCCGGCGACGTGGCCGACTCGGTGTACCGCCAGGCCATCACCTCGGCCGGTGCCGGCTGCATGGCGGCGCTGGATGTGGAGCGTTATCTCGACGCCCTGTAA